Proteins from a genomic interval of Acetobacterium woodii DSM 1030:
- a CDS encoding FRG domain-containing protein has protein sequence MGLSAYEDLGELKSPKEIIVNSLSEFIELVTNDNYKNSYFRGEPAPYDSIIASAFRTEYKGFGSNEEYPFLKMKEEYRREVWNSINEETKKNFLGFCQHHGLPTYLIDFSNSPLVSLYFACQNDRDNDSEYGYIYLIKNRCMNLLYETAKLALYVNNWIILNKSDTDRKRKQNV, from the coding sequence TTGGGTTTATCAGCATATGAGGACTTGGGTGAATTAAAATCGCCTAAAGAGATTATTGTAAATTCTTTATCAGAATTCATTGAATTGGTTACAAATGATAATTATAAGAACTCTTATTTTAGAGGAGAACCAGCGCCTTATGATTCAATAATTGCATCGGCATTTAGAACTGAGTATAAAGGATTTGGTAGTAATGAAGAATATCCATTTTTAAAAATGAAAGAGGAGTATCGTCGTGAAGTATGGAATAGTATCAATGAAGAAACAAAGAAAAATTTTCTAGGATTCTGTCAACATCATGGTTTACCAACGTATCTAATAGATTTTTCAAATTCTCCATTAGTGTCACTTTATTTTGCTTGTCAAAATGATAGAGACAATGATTCAGAGTACGGATACATTTATTTAATCAAAAATCGTTGTATGAATTTATTATATGAGACCGCCAAGTTAGCTCTTTATGTGAATAATTGGATTATCTTAAATAAATCGGACACAGATAGAAAGAGGAAACAAAATGTTTGA
- a CDS encoding methylated-DNA--[protein]-cysteine S-methyltransferase encodes MEHGYCYETQLGKIVLTENGKAITRLIFSEVLPEGVIDQETPLLKKASQQLDEYFSGQRQSFDLPLQPQGTDFQQKVWKALQDIPYGEVCSYKAIAQAIGNEKACRAVGGANNRNPISIIIPCHRVIGANGDLVGYGGGIELKKQLLALEKK; translated from the coding sequence ATGGAACATGGATATTGTTATGAGACTCAATTGGGGAAAATCGTTTTGACCGAAAATGGCAAGGCCATCACCCGATTGATTTTTAGCGAAGTATTGCCAGAAGGCGTTATTGATCAAGAAACGCCGCTGCTAAAAAAAGCCAGTCAGCAGCTGGATGAATATTTTTCCGGGCAGCGCCAAAGTTTCGATTTGCCGCTACAGCCGCAAGGCACCGATTTTCAGCAAAAAGTCTGGAAAGCCCTGCAAGATATTCCCTACGGAGAAGTTTGCAGTTACAAAGCGATCGCCCAGGCCATCGGCAATGAAAAAGCCTGCCGGGCAGTTGGCGGAGCTAATAACCGGAACCCGATTTCCATTATTATACCTTGTCATCGGGTGATTGGTGCCAATGGTGATTTGGTTGGTTACGGTGGTGGAATTGAATTGAAAAAGCAATTGCTGGCATTGGAAAAGAAATAA